A single genomic interval of Prunus dulcis chromosome 5, ALMONDv2, whole genome shotgun sequence harbors:
- the LOC117629066 gene encoding auxin-responsive protein SAUR71-like produces the protein MDVIKGKWSKNLIAKAWRRCSLQRESSNKGFKLSSLTKSKSWDCSFGNRKKSKGQVAPNGCFSVYVGPQRQRFAVKTEFANHPLFKMLLEDAENEYGYNWEGPILLPCDVDLFVKVLAEMECSEKDVGTPNCGFVNYGSLILRSPARHLSSSINNGYGGAYRLLSPSRMLKINQF, from the coding sequence atggATGTCATAAAAGGGAAGTGGAGCAAGAACTTGATTGCCAAAGCATGGAGGAGATGCAGCTTACAAAGAGAGAGCAGCAACAAAGGGTTCAAGCTCAGCTCACTGACCAAGAGCAAGTCATGGGATTGCAGCTTCGGTAATAGAAAGAAGAGCAAAGGCCAAGTAGCTCCAAATGGGTGCTTTTCGGTTTATGTTGGGCCTCAAAGACAACGGTTTGCGGTGAAGACGGAGTTTGCGAATCACCCGTTGTTTAAGATGTTGTTGGAGGATGCTGAGAATGAATACGGGTACAATTGGGAAGGGCCGATTTTGCTTCCTTGTGATGTGGATTTGTTTGTCAAAGTGTTGGCTGAGATGGAGTGTAGTGAGAAGGATGTTGGCACTCCAAATTGCGGGTTTGTTAATTATGGTTCTTTGATACTTCGTAGCCCGGCTCGTCATCTAAGCTCGAGTATTAACAACGGTTATGGTGGTGCTTATAGATTGCTTAGTCCGTCGAGAATGCTTAAGATAAATCAATTTTAA